A section of the Excalfactoria chinensis isolate bCotChi1 chromosome 32, bCotChi1.hap2, whole genome shotgun sequence genome encodes:
- the CTSS gene encoding cathepsin S, which produces MELLCCIAVLVSLLTVMGHPDPTLDWHWQLWKKTHGKEYRHQAEERQRRATWEKNLRLVTLHNLEHSMGLHSYQLGMNHMGDMSSEDVAALLTGLRVPYGYNQTSTYRRRGGAPDAVDWREKGCVTDVKNQGPCGACWAFSAVGALEGQMKLKTGKLLSLSAQNLVDCSVMYGNKGCSGGFMTNAFQYIIDNNGIDSEESYPYKAQNGTCQYNVSTRAATCSKYVELPYADEAALKDAVANVGPISVAIDAAQPTFFLYRSGVYDDPLCTQEVNHGVLVVGYGTLNKKDFWLVKNSWGERFGDGGYIRMARNHSNHCGIASYASYPQI; this is translated from the exons atggagctgctgtgctgcatcgCTGTCCTGGTCTCTCTATTGACTGTAATGGGACACCCCGACCCTACGTTGGATTGGCACTGGCAGCTCTGGAAGAAAACCCATGGGAAGGAGTATCGCCATCag GCTGAGGAAAGGCAGCGCCGCGCGACGTGGGAGAAGAACCTGCGGCTGGTGACGCTGCACAACCTGGAGCACTCCATGGGGCTGCACTCCTACCAGCTGGGCATGAACCACATGGGGGACATG AGCAGTGAGGATGTGGCCGCGCTCCTAACGGGGCTCCGCGTCCCCTATGGGTACAACCAGACCTCCACGTATCGCCGACGCGGCGGAGCCCCAGATGCCGTGGACTGGAGGGAGAAGGGCTGCGTGACGGACGTGAAGAACCAG GGTCCCTGTGGGGCGTGCTGGGCGTTCAGCGCCGTGGGAGCCCTGGAGGGGCAGATGAAGCTGAAGACGGGGAAGTTGTTGTCACTGAGCGCTCAGAACCTGGTGGATTGCTCCGTGATGTACGGCAACAAGGGCTGCAGCGGGGGCTTCATGACCAATGCTTTCCAGTACATCATAGACAACAACGGGATCGACTCGGAGGAATCCTACCCCTACAAGGCTCAG AACGGGACGTGCCAATATAACGTTTCCACACGTGCTGCCACGTGTTCCAAGTATGTGGAGCTGCCGTATGCGGATGAAGCTGCCCTGAAAGATGCTGTTGCCAACGTTGGACCCATCTCTGTCGCCATCGATGCAGCTCAGCCCACCTTCTTCCTGTACCGGTCAG gggtGTACGACGACCCGCTCTGCACACAGGAGGTGAACCACGGCGTGCTGGTGGTTGGTTACGGCACCCTCAACAAGAAGGACTTCTGGCTGGTGAAGAACAG TTGGGGCGAACGCTTCGGTGACGGGGGTTACATCCGCATGGCAAGAAACCACTCGAACCACTGCGGGATCGCCAGCTATGCCTCGTACCCACAGATATAG
- the CTSK gene encoding cathepsin K yields the protein MLLRPRWPALLALLLPMAVARLRPEPELDAQWDLWKRTYNKQYNNKEDETSRRLIWEKNLKYINGHNAEHAMGRHSFQLAMNQLGDMTSEEVVRTMTGLRVPRSRPRPNGTLYVPDWTDRAPPAVDWRRKGYVTPVKNQGQCGSCWAFSSVGALEGQLKRRTGKLLPLSPQNLVDCVSNNDGCGGGYMTNAFEYVRLNHGIDSEDSYPYIGQDESCMYSPIGKAAKCRGYREIPQGNEAALKRAVARVGPVSVGIDASLPSFQFYSRGVYYDSSCNAENINHAVLVVGYGAQKGNKHWIIKNSWGTEWGNKGYVLLARNMDNACGIANLASFPRM from the exons atgctgctgcg GCCACGTTGGCCAGCCCTGCTGGCGCTGCTGCTCCCTATGGCCGTAGCACGGCTGCGCCCCGAGCCGGAGCTGGATGCACAATGGGACCTTTGGAAGAGGACGTACAACAAGCAATACAACAACaag GAGGATGAAACGAGCCGGAGGTTGATATGGGAGAAGAACCTGAAGTACATCAATGGGCACAACGCGGAGCACGCAATGGGAAGGCATTCCTTCCAGCTGGCCATGAACCAGCTGGGGGATATG ACCAGTGAGGAGGTGGTGAGGACGATGACGGGGCTGAGGGTCCCTCGGAGCCGCCCTCGCCCCAATGGCACCTTGTACGTCCCCGACTGGACCGACAGAGCCCCCCCAGCTGTGGATTGGAGGCGGAAGGGCTACGTGACCCCCGTTAAGAACCAG GGTCAGTGCGGGTCGTGTTGGGCTTTCAGCTCGGTGGGGGCTTTGGAGGGGCAGCTGAAACGTCGGACCGGGAAACTGCTGCCCCTCAGCCCCCAGAACCTGGTGGATTGTGTGTCCAACAACGACGGCTGCGGGGGGGGGTACATGACCAACGCCTTCGAGTACGTCCGCCTGAACCACGGCATCGACTCGGAGGACTCGTACCCCTACATTGGGCAG GACGAGAGCTGCATGTACAGCCCCATTGGGAAGGCAGCGAAATGCCGCGGATACCGCGAGATCCCGCAGGGGAACGAGGCGGCTTTGAAGCGCGCGGTGGCTCGAGTTGGGCCCGTCTCGGTGGGCATCGATGCCAGCCTGCCCTCCTTCCAGTTCTACAGCCGAG GTGTGTATTACGACAGCAGCTGCAACGCAGAGAACATCAACCACGCGGTGCTGGTGGTGGGGTACGGAGCACAGAAGGGCAACAAGCACTGGATCATCAAGAACAG CTGGGGCACGGAGTGGGGCAATAAGGGCTACGTGCTGCTGGCCCGTAACATGGACAACGCCTGCGGCATCGCCAACCTGGCCAGCTTCCCCAGGATGTGA
- the SSR2 gene encoding translocon-associated protein subunit beta produces the protein MKLLLLAVFALLPVALCEDGARLLASKSLLNRYAVEGRDLTLQYNIYNVGSSAALDVELSDDSFPPEDFGIVSGMLNVKWDRIAPASNVSHTVVLRPLKAGYFNFTSATITYLAQEGGQVVVGFTSAPGQGGILAQREFDRRFSPHFLDWAAFGVMTLPSIGIPLLLWYSSKRKYDTPKTKKN, from the exons ATGAAGCTCCTTCTCCTGGCTGTGTTTGCCCTCCTCCCCGTGGCTCTCTGTGAGGATGGTGCCAGGCTGTTGGCCTCCAAGTCCTTACTGAACAGATACGCTGTGGAGGGCAGAGACCTCACGCTGCAGTACAACATCTACAACGTGGGCTCCAG TGCTGCTTTAGATGTGGAGCTGTCGGATGATTCCTTCCCCCCGGAGGATTTCGGCATCGTCTCTGGGATGCTCAACGTCAAGTGGGACAGAATCGCTCC AGCAAGCAACGTGTCCCACACTGTGGTTCTACGGCCCCTCAAAGCTGGATATTTCAACTTCACCTCTGCTACCATCACCTACCTGGCACAGGAGGGAGGACAGGTCGTG GTGGGTTTCACGAGTGCTCCTGGGCAGGGAGGAATCCTGGCTCAGCGCGAGTTCGACAGGAGGTTCTCCCCTCACTTT CTGGACTGGGCGGCTTTTGGTGTGATGACTTTGCCTTCCATCGGGATCCCGCTGCTGCTGTGGTACTCGAGCAAGAGAAAGTATGACACCCCCAAGACCAAAAAGAACTGA